A single Vulcanisaeta distributa DSM 14429 DNA region contains:
- a CDS encoding AAA family ATPase translates to MAFLDRPAEDPSELYDREAEVRQLRFSALNRAVTLVVGFRRVGKTSLIKAATKDMTRIYIDARRFEGMNYITIRDFLNELAKSLSQLLPLSRRLIDFLSRVRGLSIMGFTIEFSESTRDVSIPSIFDALNDWASSEGKHLVMIIDEVQELSKMRGFNLLPIFAYAYDNLRNLSFIFAGSKIGMLYNYLRLNDPNSPLYGRYMELIELKPFTREQSLDFLRRGFSKAGITISEDIINKAVDELDGIVGWLSLFGLTYISNPGPGALDKAVGVASGIVEEEFCNFVRAMGSRRYVLIINALKHGATWSEVKRYLELREGRPISDSEVTKLLRKLVDNGFVMKVNNEYVIVDPILRRISDRVKCRD, encoded by the coding sequence ATGGCGTTTCTCGATAGACCAGCCGAGGACCCGAGTGAGTTGTATGATAGGGAGGCTGAGGTTAGGCAATTGAGATTTTCGGCATTAAATAGGGCGGTCACCCTGGTGGTTGGCTTTAGGCGTGTTGGTAAGACATCACTTATTAAGGCTGCCACGAAGGACATGACCAGGATATACATTGATGCGAGAAGGTTTGAGGGTATGAATTACATAACAATAAGGGACTTCCTAAATGAGCTTGCTAAATCCCTAAGTCAATTATTACCGCTCAGCCGGAGATTAATTGATTTCCTAAGTAGGGTTAGGGGCTTGTCAATAATGGGTTTTACCATCGAGTTCAGTGAGTCCACTAGGGATGTGTCAATCCCATCAATCTTCGATGCCCTCAATGATTGGGCGTCATCGGAGGGAAAACACCTAGTCATGATAATTGATGAGGTGCAGGAATTGAGTAAGATGAGGGGGTTTAACCTATTGCCAATATTTGCCTACGCGTACGACAACCTGAGGAATTTATCCTTCATATTTGCTGGGTCGAAGATTGGCATGCTCTATAATTATTTAAGGCTCAATGACCCCAATTCGCCATTGTATGGTAGGTACATGGAACTGATAGAACTAAAACCCTTCACGCGTGAGCAGTCACTGGATTTCTTGAGACGTGGGTTCAGTAAAGCGGGTATTACAATTAGTGAGGACATCATTAATAAGGCTGTGGATGAGCTTGATGGCATTGTTGGTTGGTTATCGTTATTTGGCCTCACGTACATCAGTAATCCAGGGCCTGGGGCTCTCGATAAAGCTGTGGGTGTTGCCTCGGGGATAGTTGAGGAGGAATTTTGTAACTTTGTCAGGGCCATGGGTTCAAGGAGGTATGTGCTTATAATAAATGCCCTCAAGCATGGCGCCACCTGGTCTGAAGTTAAGAGGTATCTCGAGTTGAGGGAGGGTAGGCCGATAAGTGATAGTGAGGTTACGAAACTTCTTAGGAAGCTCGTGGATAATGGGTTCGTAATGAAGGTTAATAATGAGTATGTGATCGTCGACCCAATACTAAGGAGAATTAGTGATAGGGTTAAGTGTCGGGATTAA
- the ribH gene encoding 6,7-dimethyl-8-ribityllumazine synthase, translating into MADRVRLAIVVAEFNYDVTYLMLQKALEHARFLGAEVTYVAKVPGTYDMPVIVDELLRRDDVDAVAAIGAVIQGETKHDEVVAHQAARKLMDLSVEHRKPVGMGIIGPGANRVQALERAEEYARRAVEAAVKLARRLELLRGSKYTGTTVFIE; encoded by the coding sequence ATGGCGGATAGGGTTAGGCTTGCGATTGTGGTTGCGGAGTTTAATTACGACGTAACATACCTAATGCTTCAGAAGGCCCTTGAGCACGCCAGGTTTCTTGGTGCTGAGGTTACCTACGTGGCTAAGGTGCCGGGTACATACGACATGCCCGTAATAGTTGATGAACTGCTTAGGAGGGATGATGTTGATGCTGTGGCGGCAATAGGCGCTGTTATTCAGGGTGAGACTAAGCATGATGAGGTTGTGGCTCATCAGGCGGCTAGGAAGTTGATGGACCTGTCTGTGGAGCATAGGAAGCCCGTTGGTATGGGTATAATTGGGCCTGGGGCAAATAGGGTGCAGGCTTTGGAGAGGGCTGAGGAGTATGCCAGGAGGGCTGTGGAGGCGGCGGTTAAATTAGCAAGGAGGCTGGAGTTGCTCAGGGGTAGTAAGTATACGGGCACCACGGTATTCATAGAATAG
- the yjjX gene encoding inosine/xanthosine triphosphatase, translating to MITVAVGSKNPNKVRGTELAFRLAGFRVRVISTEPPNDLSPEPIGLSEIINGAIKRARYAINVVSNAEFGVGIEAGIIKIEGFNEGVDVTIATVIDKDGKVTLGMSPGFMVPRRFMKEVLQGVELNEVVSRYYGEPNVGRKYGLIGALTRRFIDRVVLNTEAVYMALIPRMPWNAELFKD from the coding sequence GTGATAACCGTAGCCGTTGGTTCGAAGAACCCGAATAAGGTCAGGGGCACGGAGCTTGCGTTTAGGTTAGCTGGCTTTAGGGTTAGGGTAATCTCCACTGAACCACCCAATGACTTATCTCCAGAGCCGATAGGCCTCAGCGAGATCATAAATGGTGCAATTAAGAGGGCTAGGTATGCGATAAACGTGGTCTCCAATGCTGAGTTCGGCGTTGGTATTGAGGCTGGAATTATAAAGATTGAGGGTTTTAATGAGGGTGTTGACGTGACCATAGCCACAGTAATTGATAAAGATGGTAAGGTAACCCTCGGTATGAGCCCTGGTTTCATGGTACCCAGAAGATTCATGAAAGAGGTGTTACAGGGAGTTGAATTGAACGAGGTCGTAAGTAGGTATTACGGTGAACCCAACGTAGGCAGGAAATACGGTTTAATCGGTGCGTTGACTAGGAGGTTCATAGACAGGGTTGTGCTTAATACGGAAGCCGTCTACATGGCTTTAATACCCAGGATGCCGTGGAACGCGGAATTATTTAAGGATTGA
- a CDS encoding dihydrodipicolinate synthase family protein, with the protein MRFGGAVAEVFIPLNASGDVDEGRVGAMLDFLLRRGVEGFYVGGFGAEAFAFTTEERLGFLRMVVDYVRDKVPVSFLVSEMSIKRAVEVVREVSKVGVDVLTIPQPYPQQFGERGILDYVCTLSREFSGDVMLYNEPAVGNPLSPSMVIKILDKCSNIKYLKDSSHDMIGLHTILSAHPELRVMAGSDGLIYDIMLAGGVGIVSLVINPFPELIVRIVNELRNGNYAEARRLQEFIVRVRGVLKAGGLSGGYRYAMSLVGMDIGKPRPPYEDPDERTKEFIRSSLISLGLIKQ; encoded by the coding sequence ATGAGGTTTGGGGGTGCCGTGGCTGAGGTCTTCATACCGCTTAATGCCAGTGGTGATGTTGATGAGGGTAGGGTTGGTGCAATGCTTGATTTCCTGCTAAGGCGCGGTGTTGAGGGTTTCTACGTTGGTGGGTTTGGCGCCGAGGCATTCGCCTTCACCACCGAGGAGAGGCTTGGTTTTCTGAGGATGGTTGTTGATTACGTGCGTGATAAGGTTCCCGTGTCATTCCTCGTCTCTGAAATGAGTATTAAGAGGGCTGTTGAGGTCGTTAGGGAGGTTAGTAAGGTTGGTGTTGATGTCCTGACAATACCGCAACCATACCCACAGCAATTCGGTGAGAGGGGTATCCTGGACTACGTGTGTACGTTGTCCAGGGAGTTCAGTGGCGACGTCATGCTTTACAACGAGCCTGCCGTTGGAAATCCACTGAGCCCGTCAATGGTCATTAAGATCCTCGATAAGTGCTCAAACATTAAGTATCTTAAGGATAGCTCCCACGACATGATTGGCCTACACACAATACTATCGGCACACCCCGAGTTGAGGGTTATGGCTGGCAGTGATGGTTTGATCTATGACATCATGCTTGCCGGGGGCGTGGGCATCGTGTCCCTAGTGATAAATCCATTCCCTGAGTTAATTGTTAGGATCGTCAATGAGTTGAGGAATGGTAATTACGCAGAGGCTAGGAGACTGCAGGAATTCATAGTGAGGGTTAGGGGGGTGCTTAAGGCCGGTGGCTTGAGTGGTGGTTATAGATATGCAATGTCCCTTGTTGGTATGGACATTGGTAAGCCGAGGCCTCCCTACGAGGACCCAGACGAGAGGACTAAGGAATTCATTAGAAGTTCATTAATTTCACTCGGCCTCATTAAGCAATAA
- a CDS encoding aldehyde ferredoxin oxidoreductase N-terminal domain-containing protein, which yields MKILKVDLNANSWRVEDVAAQGPVTLGVRIHNEARTWSLDPLDPSVPFVIGMGPFVGGRMPGFHRLIAVFKSPMTRTLHVAALGGAAYKFMGAGIDAVVITGRARRPTVIFLSSDGVELKTIDPVFDYSNYHGAYAFTKYLLDTYRDFFVKYNARAVVVGPAALSTYNGALVSIDVNPVKGEFRPGAEDFAARGGPGTALAMGHNVVGIVAGGTYKARYARVNDMEFINKVMIESFKKPFRQVMDEKTIKYRFDPSMGTGGTFGVNYPHYRELLPLFGYKSIYLPREVRIQHVEAILRLFWKPFNDEVFVKSKSWYNCGDFGCSVVCKKVWRGKKVDYEPFHAMGPFIGNYVFEEAVPLVDLIDQYGLDAIEMGHVVAWVFDSIEHGLLRPEEAGLSDKPVFDPMRFNPEVDSGRNARLAREVIKGFVEKSSEVLRIIAENGIRVAARKLDEMFHDRVLRVGKSFKDLVVYVVYGNDGYMTPNLYWAPGMVAPMYVLGRYWTNYTPTFMGPEDFAKSSLSRAIAEALIDDAGLCRFHRGWAEPVLDKLYLEVTGMPPNKDIYREIVEYSRKANAEPKPWEGERARDVVSTMAREVGSREWRFEDYEDYINWWRRFKETLDAGLGLTH from the coding sequence GTGAAGATACTTAAAGTGGACCTTAATGCGAATTCCTGGAGGGTTGAGGATGTAGCTGCGCAAGGACCAGTGACGCTGGGCGTTAGGATACATAATGAGGCAAGGACCTGGAGCCTGGACCCACTTGACCCAAGCGTGCCGTTTGTAATTGGTATGGGCCCATTCGTTGGCGGTAGAATGCCGGGCTTCCACAGATTAATAGCGGTATTTAAGAGCCCAATGACGAGGACACTTCACGTGGCTGCCCTGGGCGGCGCAGCGTATAAGTTCATGGGGGCGGGCATAGACGCGGTGGTGATAACGGGCAGGGCGAGAAGACCGACGGTGATCTTCCTGTCGAGTGATGGTGTTGAATTGAAGACTATCGACCCAGTCTTTGATTACAGTAATTACCACGGCGCCTACGCCTTCACGAAGTACCTACTAGACACATATAGGGACTTCTTCGTTAAGTATAATGCCAGGGCCGTGGTTGTGGGGCCTGCCGCACTGAGCACGTATAATGGCGCGTTGGTGTCTATCGATGTTAACCCGGTGAAGGGTGAGTTTAGGCCTGGCGCTGAGGACTTCGCCGCCAGGGGTGGTCCTGGCACAGCCCTTGCCATGGGCCACAACGTGGTTGGTATCGTGGCTGGCGGTACGTATAAGGCGAGGTACGCCAGGGTCAATGACATGGAGTTCATTAATAAGGTAATGATTGAGTCCTTCAAGAAGCCCTTTAGGCAGGTTATGGATGAGAAGACCATTAAGTATAGGTTTGACCCGAGCATGGGTACTGGAGGTACCTTCGGCGTTAACTACCCGCATTACCGCGAGTTGCTGCCGCTCTTTGGCTATAAATCCATATACCTGCCCAGGGAGGTGAGGATTCAACACGTGGAGGCAATACTGAGGCTTTTCTGGAAGCCCTTTAATGACGAGGTCTTTGTTAAGAGTAAGAGCTGGTATAACTGTGGTGACTTCGGTTGCTCAGTTGTTTGTAAGAAGGTTTGGCGCGGTAAGAAGGTGGATTATGAGCCGTTCCACGCCATGGGCCCATTCATCGGTAATTACGTATTTGAGGAGGCTGTGCCACTCGTTGATTTAATTGATCAGTACGGCCTTGACGCAATCGAGATGGGGCATGTGGTTGCCTGGGTCTTTGATTCAATTGAACATGGATTGCTGAGGCCTGAGGAGGCTGGACTTAGTGATAAGCCCGTGTTTGATCCAATGAGGTTTAACCCAGAGGTTGACTCAGGGAGGAATGCGAGGCTGGCTAGGGAGGTTATTAAGGGCTTCGTTGAGAAGTCCAGTGAGGTGCTTAGGATAATTGCTGAGAATGGGATTAGGGTCGCCGCGAGGAAGCTTGATGAGATGTTTCATGACAGGGTCTTAAGGGTTGGTAAGTCCTTTAAGGACTTGGTGGTTTACGTAGTCTATGGGAATGATGGCTACATGACGCCAAACCTATACTGGGCCCCCGGCATGGTTGCCCCAATGTACGTACTCGGCAGGTACTGGACAAATTACACACCAACATTCATGGGTCCCGAGGACTTCGCAAAGTCATCGCTTAGTAGGGCCATTGCCGAGGCATTAATTGATGATGCAGGGCTTTGTAGATTCCATAGGGGGTGGGCCGAGCCCGTCCTTGATAAGCTATACCTTGAGGTAACGGGTATGCCGCCCAATAAGGACATCTATAGGGAGATCGTTGAGTACTCCAGGAAGGCTAACGCAGAGCCCAAACCGTGGGAGGGTGAGAGGGCTAGGGACGTGGTCTCAACAATGGCTAGGGAGGTTGGTTCTAGGGAGTGGAGGTTTGAGGATTACGAGGACTACATTAATTGGTGGAGGAGGTTTAAGGAAACGCTTGACGCGGGCCTTGGACTAACCCACTAA
- a CDS encoding CBS domain-containing protein has protein sequence MRIKELIRDGVISCRSTDPITCAVAKMYMHNVGSVLVIDEDEKPVGIFTERDLVRIVAEGISLDTPLMKVMSRKLITANTSESVISAAMKMIENNIRHLPVVEEGRAVGMVSIRDLVRALMAQELSYP, from the coding sequence ATGAGGATCAAGGAATTGATTAGGGACGGTGTCATATCCTGCAGATCCACCGACCCAATAACCTGTGCTGTCGCGAAAATGTACATGCATAATGTTGGTAGTGTCCTCGTAATTGATGAGGATGAGAAGCCCGTTGGAATATTTACCGAGAGGGACTTGGTCAGGATTGTGGCTGAGGGTATTAGTCTTGACACGCCATTAATGAAGGTTATGAGCAGGAAACTAATAACTGCGAACACCTCTGAATCTGTGATTTCAGCTGCAATGAAGATGATTGAGAACAACATAAGGCATTTACCGGTTGTTGAGGAGGGTAGGGCAGTCGGTATGGTGAGCATTAGGGACTTAGTAAGGGCATTAATGGCACAGGAACTATCCTATCCATGA
- a CDS encoding MBL fold metallo-hydrolase, translating into MSRFRAYYDDGIVIEYENNRFIIDPLRKPSRPFSAVLITHGHRDHVNPRALRNVSPIIMSGETVAIIRARDGDYLRHIAVSPGSRLIINDVLIESFNAGHVVGSLSYVLDFGDLRVGVTGDFNVESSILLDGAKGLNVDVLIMEATYGDPDYVFPSRHEIYNELMAIAEDGIRDGITVFMGQPLGRGQELTALLKDYPIYVEPSIKVINNALGLRHGAVASGLPPAGSVLITGVPRDITQFIKILRSKYGSVRITALSGMYAKQSRVARLKQLGVDAIPLSSHADFPGLVDFVLSSGAEFVYTVYGNAAKFAKYLRNELNIMARPLPSHSQLTMDYFL; encoded by the coding sequence ATGAGTAGGTTTAGGGCATATTATGATGATGGAATTGTGATTGAATATGAAAATAACCGTTTCATAATCGACCCATTAAGGAAGCCCAGCAGGCCCTTCAGCGCCGTATTAATAACCCATGGGCATAGGGATCACGTAAACCCAAGGGCTCTTCGTAACGTCTCACCCATAATAATGAGTGGTGAGACCGTCGCCATAATTAGGGCGCGTGATGGTGATTATCTTAGGCATATCGCGGTTAGTCCAGGGTCTAGGCTCATTATTAATGATGTATTGATTGAATCCTTTAACGCCGGTCATGTTGTTGGTAGTCTATCCTACGTACTTGACTTTGGTGATCTGAGGGTTGGTGTTACGGGGGACTTTAATGTGGAATCATCAATACTGCTTGATGGCGCCAAGGGGCTTAATGTTGATGTGTTGATAATGGAGGCAACGTATGGTGACCCAGACTACGTATTTCCAAGTAGGCATGAGATTTATAATGAGTTAATGGCTATCGCTGAGGATGGCATTAGGGATGGCATTACAGTATTCATGGGTCAACCGCTTGGTCGTGGCCAAGAACTCACGGCATTGCTTAAGGATTACCCAATCTATGTGGAGCCCAGTATTAAGGTGATTAACAATGCCCTGGGCCTGAGACATGGTGCCGTGGCTAGTGGCCTACCGCCTGCTGGTTCCGTACTTATCACGGGTGTTCCTAGGGATATTACGCAATTCATTAAGATCCTAAGGAGTAAGTATGGGAGTGTTAGGATTACCGCATTAAGTGGTATGTATGCTAAGCAGTCAAGGGTCGCCCGATTAAAGCAGCTTGGCGTGGATGCGATACCACTTAGTAGTCATGCGGACTTCCCAGGGCTAGTGGACTTCGTACTTAGTAGCGGGGCTGAGTTCGTGTATACTGTTTATGGAAATGCCGCAAAGTTCGCGAAGTACCTGAGGAATGAGTTAAATATCATGGCTAGACCACTGCCTAGTCATAGCCAGTTAACCATGGATTACTTCCTATGA